Proteins from a single region of Gimesia sp.:
- a CDS encoding potassium channel protein — MFQQLTSTLDPNRSQKQSLAHFFRIMVLLIGFTIFGTVGIRVIEGASWLDSLFMIVITATTVGYEDPVSLSDNGKIFIIFYLMFGLGIFTYSVSQLGQWIVRQQMSSVLEKRRMQKTIANLEGHYIVCGLGRMGHSICEYLHEREKQFVVIDSNEERLEQTCTPRNWFYIQGDATDDQVLKSAGIERASSLAAALPGDADNVYVVLTARMLNPGFQIIARASDDKAGEKIKHAGANRVVSPFRSGAVKIARFMIHPAVEDFVEVASKHVGGFEVADLQITDASPYCGKKLSETDLSTKGIMVVGICRPGHQPQMPPSSSSILNAGDSIFALGSSDAITQLMEEFNPATETSA, encoded by the coding sequence ATGTTTCAGCAGCTTACCTCAACCCTGGATCCAAACCGTTCGCAGAAGCAGTCGCTTGCGCACTTCTTCCGCATCATGGTGCTGTTGATCGGCTTTACGATTTTCGGGACGGTCGGCATTCGGGTGATCGAAGGTGCTTCCTGGCTCGACAGCCTGTTCATGATCGTGATTACCGCGACCACCGTCGGATACGAAGACCCGGTGTCGCTGTCTGATAACGGCAAAATCTTTATCATTTTCTACCTCATGTTTGGTCTGGGAATTTTCACCTACAGTGTCTCCCAACTCGGTCAGTGGATTGTGCGCCAGCAAATGAGTTCGGTTCTGGAGAAACGACGCATGCAGAAAACAATTGCCAATCTGGAAGGTCATTACATCGTGTGTGGCCTCGGTCGGATGGGACACTCCATCTGTGAGTATCTGCACGAACGCGAAAAACAGTTCGTGGTTATCGACAGCAACGAAGAACGTCTGGAGCAGACCTGCACTCCCCGCAACTGGTTTTACATTCAGGGCGATGCCACCGATGACCAGGTTCTCAAAAGTGCCGGCATCGAACGGGCCTCTTCCCTCGCAGCAGCCCTCCCCGGGGACGCCGACAATGTCTACGTGGTCCTCACCGCACGGATGCTGAATCCCGGCTTTCAGATCATCGCTCGCGCCAGCGACGACAAGGCCGGCGAGAAGATCAAACATGCCGGCGCGAATCGCGTCGTCAGTCCCTTCCGTAGCGGCGCTGTCAAAATCGCCCGCTTCATGATTCACCCCGCCGTGGAAGATTTCGTCGAGGTCGCCAGCAAACATGTGGGTGGGTTCGAAGTCGCCGACCTGCAGATCACCGACGCCAGCCCCTACTGCGGTAAGAAACTGAGTGAAACCGATCTGAGCACCAAAGGCATCATGGTGGTTGGCATCTGTCGTCCCGGACATCAGCCCCAGATGCCCCCCTCCAGTTCGTCGATCCTCAACGCGGGCGACAGCATCTTCGCCCTGGGTTCCTCGGATGCGATTACGCAGCTGATGGAAGAATTCAATCCGGCCACCGAGACATCCGCCTGA
- the hpnE gene encoding hydroxysqualene dehydroxylase HpnE, translated as MEDSSTATVIVGGGLAGLACAAALAERNQPVTLLESRPRLGGRASSFEDQQSQSLIDNCQHVSMGCCHEFNRFCETVGIADSFERAEQLYFIGPNQSGPVNADTRFQVNRFASSPALPTPLHLFPAFARLSYLNFREKRELAQGLKQLARTSVNPQDEPTMADWLQAHGQSQTVIDRFWNVVLVSALSESLDRISLSHARKVFVDGFLRARDSWQVLIPTTPLEQLYGTTISDWLTTRGTEIRLKTGVKQIQITEGQVTGVELRDGTHIDADRVVLAVPHQRVLDLLPAEFPGRAELSRIAQLEAAPITSVHLWFDREITPLPHAVFVDCLSQWMFNRTQLMQQEQDGRWYYQIVISASHQLTAAGRQGRSQEEIIQEVIAELTRIWPVVGEAQLLHSRMLTEHHAVFSVQPGVEQLRPAQRTQVAGLYLAGDWTSTGWPATMEGAVRSGLLAAEELLHDLGKPESLLLPPENTAFLSKMLFRL; from the coding sequence TTGGAAGACAGCAGCACAGCAACAGTCATTGTCGGAGGCGGTCTCGCCGGCCTGGCCTGCGCTGCGGCTCTCGCGGAGCGGAATCAGCCTGTCACCCTGCTCGAGTCCCGACCCCGACTCGGGGGGCGCGCGAGCTCCTTTGAAGACCAGCAGTCTCAGTCCCTGATCGACAACTGTCAGCACGTCAGCATGGGCTGCTGTCACGAATTCAATCGCTTCTGCGAAACCGTCGGCATCGCCGATTCCTTTGAGCGAGCCGAGCAGCTCTACTTCATCGGCCCCAATCAGAGCGGTCCCGTCAACGCCGACACCCGCTTCCAGGTGAACCGCTTTGCCTCCAGTCCGGCGCTCCCCACACCCCTGCATCTGTTTCCCGCCTTCGCGCGACTCTCCTATCTCAACTTCCGCGAGAAACGCGAACTGGCCCAGGGACTCAAACAGCTCGCACGCACCAGCGTCAATCCGCAAGACGAACCGACCATGGCCGACTGGCTCCAGGCACACGGCCAGTCGCAAACCGTCATCGACCGCTTCTGGAACGTTGTCCTTGTCAGCGCACTCAGCGAAAGCCTGGACCGCATCAGCCTCTCGCACGCTCGCAAGGTTTTTGTGGATGGTTTTCTTCGCGCCCGCGACAGCTGGCAGGTTCTGATTCCCACCACGCCCCTCGAACAGTTGTACGGCACCACAATCAGTGACTGGCTGACCACACGTGGTACCGAGATCCGTCTCAAGACCGGCGTCAAACAAATTCAAATCACCGAGGGCCAAGTAACCGGCGTCGAACTTCGGGATGGCACTCACATCGATGCAGACAGAGTCGTGCTCGCCGTTCCCCACCAGCGCGTGCTCGATCTGTTGCCTGCCGAGTTCCCCGGTCGGGCAGAACTGTCGCGCATCGCTCAACTTGAAGCGGCTCCTATCACCAGCGTTCATCTCTGGTTCGATCGCGAAATCACGCCGCTCCCGCATGCGGTCTTCGTGGATTGTCTTTCTCAATGGATGTTCAACCGTACGCAGTTGATGCAGCAGGAGCAGGACGGACGCTGGTATTACCAGATCGTCATCTCGGCCAGTCATCAACTCACCGCAGCCGGACGCCAGGGACGTTCGCAGGAGGAGATCATCCAGGAAGTCATTGCAGAGCTCACCCGGATCTGGCCTGTCGTCGGGGAGGCCCAACTGCTGCACAGTCGCATGCTCACTGAACATCATGCAGTCTTCTCCGTTCAGCCCGGTGTGGAGCAGCTCCGCCCCGCGCAACGGACGCAGGTCGCAGGTCTGTATCTCGCCGGAGACTGGACTTCCACCGGCTGGCCCGCCACGATGGAAGGGGCCGTTCGCAGTGGATTACTCGCGGCCGAGGAACTGCTCCACGATCTGGGGAAACCCGAGTCATTGTTACTGCCTCCTGAAAATACGGCTTTTCTATCCAAAATGCTCTTCAGACTGTAA